From one Azospirillum sp. TSH100 genomic stretch:
- a CDS encoding TAXI family TRAP transporter solute-binding subunit, which translates to MKASLVRLLALGRMLAVGACIVGGVFGLAGTAPAADPRGINANSGTVGIVSGGVEGTYVRIAADLASVLDDGDTLRVLPMLGKGSVQNLKDVVLLKGIDVGIVQSDVLAYAKRERLLPNLDRRVKYIAKLYNEELHILAGPDVTRIEDLAGRKVNVDVQGSGTSMTASLVFDMLGITVEPQANDQALALEKLRKGEIAAMAYVAGKPTRLFRDLKAGDGLHFLSIPMSGALLDTYLPSRLTNADYEGLIKPGEQVDTVAVGAVMAVYGWERDLERHRKVARFVDAFFGKFDEFLKPPRHPKWKEVNLAADVPGWTRFEPAEQWLRQASAAKDPQSAAQLPAARKEEFRAFVEQRGVQPQQAEKLFEQFLLWQARSQQ; encoded by the coding sequence ATGAAGGCATCGTTGGTCCGTTTGCTTGCGCTTGGCCGCATGCTTGCGGTGGGAGCCTGCATCGTCGGCGGAGTGTTCGGACTGGCCGGCACGGCCCCGGCCGCCGACCCGCGCGGGATCAACGCCAACAGCGGGACCGTCGGGATCGTCTCGGGCGGGGTCGAGGGGACCTATGTGCGCATCGCCGCCGATCTTGCGTCGGTTCTGGACGACGGCGACACGCTGCGCGTCCTGCCCATGCTGGGCAAGGGATCGGTGCAGAATTTGAAGGACGTCGTGCTGCTGAAAGGCATCGATGTCGGCATCGTGCAGTCCGACGTTCTGGCCTACGCCAAACGCGAGAGGCTGCTTCCCAACCTCGACCGGCGCGTCAAATACATCGCCAAGCTCTACAATGAGGAACTGCACATCCTCGCCGGACCGGACGTGACCCGGATCGAGGATCTGGCCGGCCGCAAGGTCAATGTCGATGTCCAGGGAAGCGGAACCTCGATGACCGCCTCGCTGGTCTTCGACATGCTGGGCATCACGGTGGAACCGCAGGCGAACGATCAGGCCCTTGCCCTGGAGAAGCTGCGCAAGGGCGAGATCGCGGCGATGGCCTATGTCGCCGGCAAGCCGACCCGGCTGTTCCGCGACCTGAAGGCGGGCGACGGGCTGCATTTCCTGTCGATCCCGATGAGCGGCGCGCTGCTCGACACCTATCTGCCGTCGCGGCTGACCAACGCCGACTATGAGGGGCTGATCAAGCCGGGCGAGCAGGTCGACACCGTCGCGGTCGGGGCGGTGATGGCGGTCTATGGCTGGGAACGCGACCTGGAACGCCACCGCAAGGTCGCCCGTTTCGTCGACGCCTTCTTCGGCAAGTTCGACGAGTTCCTGAAGCCGCCGCGCCACCCGAAATGGAAGGAGGTCAATCTGGCGGCCGACGTTCCCGGCTGGACCCGCTTCGAGCCGGCCGAACAGTGGCTGCGTCAGGCCTCGGCCGCGAAGGATCCGCAATCGGCCGCCCAATTGCCCGCTGCCAGGAAGGAGGAGTTCCGCGCCTTCGTCGAGCAGCGCGGCGTCCAGCCGCAGCAGGCGGAAAAGCTGTTCGAGCAGTTCCTGCTGTGGCAGGCGCGGTCCCAGCAATAA
- a CDS encoding tetratricopeptide repeat protein, with amino-acid sequence MRETRSRFLRHFLQRERRREGVAFLLPGPVLRPALAVMTVLALFASAAQGEDGGADSSLDSWLVVREKPTATSRQVDTVATHTTVLPKRSEAETDWRLMPFIAAQTSGGMPGQPIPLSIVVTSPYGQPNPEHEAITHVTIDDLPADAKVSRGQRGADGVWTVQLEDLPDLTLTLPGNVAAPLTLRITAVTDHGGGVVARQAVTLAVPVSETVAAAELPETDMAPPPAQGGSSQAIEAARPETEPVGSGTSTPLPAPGEMPEQEVAATPPSIEAPVAVQEAVQVAVAPPPQPEPRQPPQQEVAVHRPAKLPSGIQEATLMKRGDDLFAQGDLAGARLYYERVAETGNAKAAFALGRTHDPLVHERLHVRGLPPDPEQAAAWYRRAVAAGSGDAEQQLKKLTDWLADKSR; translated from the coding sequence ATGCGCGAAACGCGGTCCCGTTTTCTGCGCCATTTCCTGCAGCGTGAACGCAGACGGGAGGGCGTGGCCTTCCTGCTTCCGGGGCCCGTCCTCCGCCCTGCTTTGGCCGTGATGACGGTCCTGGCGCTGTTTGCGAGCGCGGCGCAGGGCGAGGATGGCGGGGCCGACAGTTCGCTCGACTCCTGGCTGGTGGTGCGGGAGAAGCCGACCGCCACCAGCCGGCAGGTCGACACTGTCGCCACCCACACGACGGTGCTGCCCAAGCGGAGCGAAGCGGAGACCGACTGGCGCCTGATGCCCTTCATCGCCGCTCAGACGTCGGGCGGCATGCCGGGGCAGCCGATCCCGCTGTCCATCGTCGTCACCTCCCCCTACGGCCAGCCGAATCCGGAGCATGAGGCGATCACCCATGTGACGATCGACGATCTGCCGGCGGATGCGAAAGTCTCCAGGGGGCAGCGGGGTGCCGACGGCGTGTGGACGGTGCAATTGGAGGACCTCCCCGACCTGACCCTGACCCTGCCGGGCAACGTCGCCGCGCCGCTGACGCTGCGCATCACGGCGGTGACCGACCATGGCGGCGGCGTGGTCGCCAGACAGGCGGTGACGCTGGCGGTGCCGGTCTCCGAAACGGTTGCAGCCGCGGAATTGCCGGAAACGGACATGGCTCCGCCACCGGCGCAAGGCGGCTCCTCGCAGGCGATCGAGGCGGCCAGGCCGGAAACGGAGCCGGTGGGGTCGGGCACCTCCACCCCGCTTCCGGCACCCGGCGAGATGCCGGAACAGGAGGTCGCCGCAACCCCACCGTCCATCGAGGCGCCAGTGGCCGTTCAAGAGGCTGTTCAGGTGGCCGTGGCTCCGCCGCCGCAACCGGAGCCGCGGCAGCCGCCGCAGCAGGAGGTGGCGGTGCACCGCCCGGCCAAGCTGCCGTCCGGCATTCAGGAGGCGACGCTGATGAAGCGGGGCGACGACCTGTTCGCGCAGGGCGATCTGGCGGGCGCGCGGCTCTATTACGAGAGGGTCGCCGAGACCGGCAACGCGAAGGCGGCCTTCGCCCTCGGCCGCACCCACGATCCGCTGGTGCATGAGCGGCTGCATGTCCGTGGTCTGCCGCCCGATCCGGAACAGGCGGCGGCGTGGTACCGCCGGGCGGTCGCCGCCGGCAGCGGCGACGCCGAACAGCAATTGAAGAAACTGACCGACTGGCTCGCCGACAAATCCAGATAG
- a CDS encoding plasmid replication protein gives MSKANAVQLTLFEMEDRSQSHMIALYDTAPRFVFVSKGRGTEPELPAANAFVQSVHKEFPFKDALFTLTLQPARIYRPAKPAPGEDPADKRMVEYEVFPSEREQIVEQVVRRLAMDRSRLSLMGDKQDRVRVHFSLYEIRRELRAVNRTMDTAEIREALEILARTRMIISKVPENGRKSARPVLESSVFPTLYIRPRTGEGGEDDENDTYLEFNALVASAIRNLEFKPISYQWIMRLKSPVARWLYNRLSIEYGDLDLSRLPDGAHNVPPMTLSADDIINNSGMNEWSRRRDTLRTVTSAVDSLVEEGILDHVEKTVSKDGRRINDIEYIMMPSRKFLDQVRRGNDVQEANAATFRAIAGSDERPKEFLPITPGQSVEVRRRRGTLLGGRSGQGEG, from the coding sequence ATGAGCAAGGCGAACGCGGTCCAGCTGACTCTGTTCGAGATGGAGGACCGCAGTCAGTCCCATATGATCGCGCTTTACGACACGGCGCCGCGCTTCGTCTTCGTGTCGAAAGGCCGGGGGACCGAGCCGGAACTGCCGGCCGCCAACGCGTTCGTCCAGTCGGTGCACAAGGAGTTTCCCTTCAAGGACGCCCTGTTCACCCTGACGCTGCAGCCCGCCCGCATCTACCGTCCGGCCAAGCCCGCACCCGGCGAGGATCCGGCCGACAAGCGCATGGTCGAGTATGAGGTGTTCCCGTCCGAGCGCGAGCAGATCGTCGAGCAGGTGGTGCGCCGCCTCGCCATGGACCGATCGCGCCTGTCGCTGATGGGCGACAAGCAGGACCGGGTGCGCGTCCATTTCTCGCTGTATGAAATCCGGCGGGAACTGCGCGCGGTGAACCGCACCATGGACACGGCGGAGATCCGCGAGGCACTGGAGATCCTGGCCCGTACCCGCATGATCATCAGCAAGGTGCCGGAGAACGGCCGCAAATCAGCGCGGCCGGTGCTGGAATCCTCGGTCTTCCCCACGCTCTACATCCGGCCGCGCACCGGCGAGGGCGGCGAGGATGACGAGAACGACACCTATCTGGAGTTCAATGCGCTGGTCGCCTCGGCCATCCGCAACCTGGAATTCAAGCCGATCTCATACCAGTGGATCATGCGGCTGAAGAGCCCGGTGGCGCGCTGGCTCTACAACCGCCTGTCCATCGAATATGGCGACCTCGACCTGAGCCGCCTGCCGGACGGCGCCCACAACGTGCCGCCGATGACGCTGTCGGCCGACGACATCATCAACAACAGCGGCATGAACGAGTGGAGCCGGCGGCGCGATACGCTGCGCACCGTGACCTCCGCCGTCGATTCCCTGGTCGAGGAGGGAATCCTCGACCATGTCGAAAAGACGGTGTCGAAGGATGGCCGCCGCATCAACGACATCGAATACATCATGATGCCAAGCCGGAAATTCCTGGATCAGGTGCGGCGCGGCAACGACGTGCAGGAGGCGAACGCCGCCACCTTCCGCGCCATCGCCGGCAGTGACGAGCGTCCGAAGGAGTTCCTGCCCATCACCCCCGGCCAAAGCGTCGAGGTGCGCCGCCGCCGCGGCACTCTGCTGGGCGGGCGCAGCGGCCAGGGCGAAGGCTGA
- a CDS encoding helix-turn-helix domain-containing protein has product MSQPSTPRPTAPRPGDGHPLDTRRWGRIPAWWLDHPGLEADGFAVLAALATFADDTGLCWPSQSTLAAKLKRSRPTINRIIQGLSDLGLVSVEHRRGRDGARLSCLYRLRFTPPDADAAAAIHPDSAADRDDSATHIPCPPASQEQVHSKQIPDSHASGEPMSEWAGERAGEQVDGRTRAREVPEGWMPTADDLAWARARHAEIDLGSHVEGFILRCRAHGYRYRDVSSAWRAWLSQDAAVGKAPVTASFTGNLAGKPSAFAPADRPSARPSARPSGSAEQRLGAWSAAAAELRRRASVPAASPPAAYPWS; this is encoded by the coding sequence ATGTCCCAACCATCCACACCCAGGCCGACCGCCCCACGACCGGGCGACGGCCACCCTCTCGACACTCGCAGATGGGGCCGGATTCCGGCCTGGTGGCTGGATCACCCCGGTCTCGAAGCCGACGGATTCGCCGTCCTGGCCGCGCTGGCCACCTTCGCCGACGATACCGGCCTGTGCTGGCCGTCGCAATCGACGCTCGCCGCCAAGCTGAAGCGCTCGCGCCCCACCATCAACCGCATCATCCAGGGTCTGAGCGATCTGGGACTGGTCAGCGTCGAACATCGCCGCGGTCGCGACGGCGCCCGCCTGTCCTGCCTCTACCGCCTGCGCTTCACCCCGCCGGATGCCGATGCCGCCGCCGCGATCCACCCTGACTCGGCGGCCGACAGGGATGACTCCGCCACGCACATCCCCTGTCCGCCAGCGAGTCAGGAACAGGTCCATTCCAAACAGATTCCGGACTCGCACGCTTCGGGCGAGCCCATGAGCGAGTGGGCTGGCGAACGGGCGGGCGAGCAGGTGGACGGACGGACGCGGGCCCGGGAGGTTCCGGAGGGCTGGATGCCGACCGCCGACGACCTTGCCTGGGCCAGGGCCCGCCATGCCGAGATCGATCTCGGCAGCCATGTCGAAGGCTTCATCCTGCGCTGCCGTGCCCATGGCTACCGCTACCGCGACGTCTCCTCCGCCTGGAGAGCGTGGCTGTCGCAGGACGCCGCCGTCGGCAAGGCTCCCGTCACTGCCAGCTTTACCGGCAACCTTGCCGGCAAGCCATCCGCCTTCGCCCCCGCCGATCGCCCGTCCGCCCGCCCGTCCGCCCGCCCGTCCGGCAGCGCGGAACAGCGTCTCGGCGCCTGGAGCGCCGCTGCGGCGGAACTGCGCCGGCGTGCCTCCGTCCCCGCAGCTTCCCCCCCCGCAGCTTACCCCTGGTCATGA
- a CDS encoding UV damage endonuclease UvsE, with product MPDSSSLPSPSTARFGWCCQFIPPDGDAGLAKRMNPGTVTIATLSRLSPARAEEKLTEVLRRNLQALHLQLDEVARHPAYRRLLRVNSGLLPAYTHEIGRPLYRQPGILALVRNGLEHAGRKAMEAGIRIGLHPDQYCVLNSANPATLDNAVAELEYHADILRMMGLAGGWHPRGAHVNIHGGGRGEGIAGFRRGHALLSEDARNLLTVENDEMSFGLDDLLPLADTVPIVLDLHHHWVRTQGEYLRPDDPRIAVVAGSWRGVRPVAHISVSREDLLPDWPADRLPDYAELAARGLTTKDLRAHSQRMWNHAVNRLVADHLAWADFEVEAKAKNLAVDDLERDALHGGAITTANALC from the coding sequence ATGCCCGACAGCTCCTCCCTGCCGTCTCCGTCCACCGCCCGTTTCGGCTGGTGCTGCCAGTTCATTCCGCCCGATGGCGACGCCGGACTTGCCAAACGCATGAATCCCGGCACCGTCACCATCGCGACCCTGAGCAGGCTGAGCCCCGCCCGTGCCGAGGAAAAGCTGACGGAGGTGCTGCGGCGCAACCTCCAGGCCCTGCATCTGCAACTGGACGAGGTTGCCCGCCATCCGGCCTACCGCCGGCTGCTGCGCGTCAACAGCGGTCTGCTGCCGGCCTACACCCATGAGATCGGGCGGCCGCTCTACCGCCAGCCCGGCATCCTGGCCCTGGTGCGGAACGGTCTGGAGCACGCCGGCCGCAAGGCGATGGAGGCCGGGATCCGCATCGGGCTGCATCCCGACCAGTATTGCGTGCTGAACAGCGCCAACCCTGCCACCCTCGACAATGCGGTGGCGGAGCTGGAATACCATGCCGACATCCTGCGGATGATGGGGCTTGCCGGCGGCTGGCATCCGCGGGGGGCGCACGTCAACATCCATGGCGGCGGGCGCGGGGAGGGGATCGCCGGCTTCCGCCGCGGCCACGCCCTGCTGTCGGAGGATGCGCGCAACCTGCTGACCGTCGAGAATGACGAGATGTCCTTCGGCCTGGACGATCTGCTGCCGCTGGCGGACACGGTGCCGATCGTGCTCGACCTCCACCACCATTGGGTCCGCACGCAAGGCGAGTATCTGCGCCCCGACGATCCGCGCATCGCCGTGGTCGCCGGCTCCTGGCGCGGGGTGCGGCCGGTCGCCCACATCAGCGTGTCGCGCGAGGATCTGCTGCCGGACTGGCCGGCGGACCGTCTGCCGGACTATGCCGAACTGGCGGCGCGCGGGCTGACGACCAAGGATCTGCGCGCCCATTCCCAGCGCATGTGGAACCACGCGGTCAACCGGCTGGTGGCCGACCACCTCGCCTGGGCCGATTTCGAGGTGGAGGCCAAGGCCAAGAATCTCGCCGTCGACGACCTGGAACGGGATGCCCTGCACGGCGGTGCCATTACCACCGCTAACGCGCTCTGCTGA
- a CDS encoding PAS domain-containing sensor histidine kinase, giving the protein MADDNRADNREDKLGALSQLQAMLDTVPDGVVIIDSRGRIKSFNPACERLFGWAAAEVIGRNVKMLMPSPYQEEHDGYLERYHRTGERRIIGIGREVTGQRKDGSCFPMDLSVGEASQDGDPVYIGIIRDLTAARQAETALREREARLTSILQTVPEAIIVIGETGLIESFSPAAERLFGWTAAEVIGRNISMLMPSPYREQHDGYLERYGRTGERRIIGIGRIVSGQRRDGSVFPMELAVGEVLLAGRRCFTGFVRDLTERQATERRLQELQSELLHVSRVSAMGQMASTLAHELNQPLTAVINYAKAAKRLMERPETVPKAIDMVDKASAQATRAGQIIRHLRSFIEKGKTHRSVDFLNKVVEEASALALVGAKERGLHVRFDFDPADPQVLIDKVQVQQVILNLVRNAIESMGDSMGGAQSGQRVLTVRTAPDPDDAAFRRVSVADSGPGVPETVRAQLFQPFVTTKSSGMGLGLSICRSIIEAHGGRLWLEPPAIPPATGACFAFTVPLSTSLPDSAVPASDADDAG; this is encoded by the coding sequence GTGGCCGACGATAACCGGGCCGATAACCGGGAAGACAAGCTGGGGGCTCTGTCGCAGTTGCAGGCGATGCTGGACACCGTGCCGGACGGGGTGGTCATCATCGACTCCCGCGGCCGCATCAAGTCCTTCAACCCCGCCTGCGAACGCCTGTTCGGCTGGGCGGCGGCGGAGGTGATCGGCCGCAACGTCAAGATGCTGATGCCGTCGCCCTATCAGGAGGAGCATGACGGCTATCTGGAGCGCTACCACCGCACCGGGGAACGGCGGATCATCGGCATCGGCCGCGAGGTGACCGGTCAGCGCAAGGACGGCTCCTGCTTTCCCATGGACCTGTCGGTGGGGGAGGCGAGCCAGGACGGCGATCCCGTCTATATCGGCATCATCCGCGACCTCACGGCCGCCCGGCAGGCCGAGACCGCGTTGCGCGAGCGCGAGGCGCGTCTGACCTCGATCCTCCAGACGGTGCCGGAGGCCATCATCGTCATCGGCGAGACGGGGCTGATCGAATCCTTCAGCCCGGCGGCCGAGCGGCTGTTCGGTTGGACGGCGGCGGAGGTGATCGGCCGCAACATCAGCATGCTGATGCCGTCGCCCTACCGGGAGCAGCATGACGGCTATCTGGAGCGCTACGGGCGGACGGGAGAGCGTCGCATCATCGGCATCGGCCGCATCGTCTCCGGCCAGCGCCGCGACGGGTCGGTCTTCCCGATGGAGCTGGCGGTGGGCGAAGTGCTGCTCGCCGGCCGGCGCTGCTTCACCGGCTTCGTCCGCGACCTGACCGAACGGCAGGCGACCGAACGGCGTCTGCAGGAACTCCAGTCGGAGCTTCTGCATGTCAGCCGGGTCAGCGCCATGGGCCAGATGGCCTCGACGCTCGCCCATGAGCTGAACCAGCCGCTGACCGCCGTCATCAACTATGCCAAGGCGGCCAAGCGGCTGATGGAGCGCCCGGAAACGGTGCCGAAGGCGATCGACATGGTCGACAAGGCCAGCGCCCAGGCCACCCGTGCTGGCCAGATCATCCGTCACCTGCGCAGCTTCATCGAAAAGGGCAAGACCCACCGGTCCGTCGACTTCCTCAACAAGGTGGTGGAGGAGGCGAGCGCGCTGGCCCTGGTCGGCGCCAAGGAGCGCGGCCTGCATGTCCGCTTCGACTTCGATCCCGCCGATCCGCAGGTGCTGATCGACAAGGTGCAGGTCCAGCAGGTGATCCTCAACCTCGTGCGCAACGCCATTGAATCCATGGGCGATTCCATGGGCGGCGCCCAAAGCGGGCAGCGCGTGCTGACCGTCCGCACCGCCCCCGATCCGGACGACGCCGCCTTCCGCCGCGTCAGCGTCGCCGACAGCGGTCCCGGCGTGCCGGAGACCGTCCGCGCCCAGCTGTTCCAGCCCTTCGTCACCACCAAGTCCAGCGGCATGGGGCTGGGCCTGTCGATCTGCCGCTCGATCATCGAGGCGCATGGCGGCCGCCTGTGGCTGGAGCCGCCCGCCATCCCGCCGGCGACCGGCGCCTGCTTCGCCTTTACCGTCCCTCTCTCGACCTCCCTGCCGGATTCCGCCGTGCCCGCATCGGATGCCGACGATGCCGGCTGA
- a CDS encoding response regulator transcription factor has protein sequence MPADRTTDLIADMTADLTVFIVDDDDAIRDSLQVLLECAGFRAESFSTPLSFLDSDAPSRPGCLLVDVRMPQMSGLDVQERLARDGRGLPVVVMTGHGDVPLAVRAMKAGAVDFVEKPFEEEALLAAVRSALARAADSRTAEATPPAPAPEQPASMSPAASAPPEVLTRLSALTPRELDVLRWLVAGKSNKVIAFELSISPRTVEIHRARVMEKMQADSLPTLVRMAIAAGVVPGGG, from the coding sequence ATGCCGGCTGACCGTACGACCGACCTGATTGCCGACATGACCGCCGACCTCACCGTCTTCATCGTCGACGACGACGATGCCATCCGCGATTCCCTCCAGGTGCTGCTGGAATGCGCCGGCTTCCGGGCGGAAAGCTTTTCCACCCCGCTGTCCTTTCTGGACTCCGACGCGCCGTCGCGTCCCGGCTGCCTGCTGGTCGATGTCCGCATGCCGCAGATGAGCGGGCTCGACGTTCAGGAACGGCTGGCCCGTGACGGCCGCGGCCTTCCGGTGGTGGTGATGACCGGCCATGGCGACGTGCCGCTCGCCGTGCGCGCCATGAAGGCGGGGGCCGTCGATTTCGTCGAGAAGCCCTTCGAGGAGGAGGCGCTGCTCGCCGCCGTCCGCTCCGCCCTGGCCCGGGCGGCGGACAGCCGGACGGCGGAAGCAACCCCGCCGGCCCCGGCTCCAGAACAGCCGGCCTCGATGTCTCCCGCGGCCTCCGCTCCGCCGGAGGTGCTGACCCGTCTGTCGGCGCTGACGCCGCGGGAACTCGACGTTCTGCGCTGGCTGGTGGCCGGCAAGTCGAACAAGGTCATCGCCTTCGAGCTGTCGATCAGCCCGCGCACCGTTGAAATCCACCGCGCCCGGGTGATGGAGAAGATGCAGGCCGACAGCCTGCCCACCCTGGTGCGCATGGCGATCGCCGCCGGCGTCGTGCCCGGCGGCGGGTGA
- a CDS encoding response regulator transcription factor, producing MDHLGNESGNGPGETPGAGIVHIVDDDEPVRDSLKALLEAFSFDVRDFSSCREFLDRYDGNPQGCLVLDLHMPVMSGLEFLERHRGDLHGMPVIMVSGRGDPATFARAKEAGVVAVLEKPFDEDQLIDMLNGLMPAAA from the coding sequence ATGGATCACCTGGGCAACGAGTCCGGCAACGGGCCGGGCGAAACGCCGGGTGCCGGTATCGTCCACATCGTCGACGACGATGAGCCGGTCCGCGACTCCCTGAAGGCCCTGCTGGAAGCCTTTTCCTTCGATGTGCGGGACTTTTCGTCCTGCCGCGAGTTCCTCGACCGCTATGACGGAAACCCGCAGGGCTGCCTCGTTCTCGACCTGCACATGCCGGTGATGAGCGGCCTGGAATTCCTGGAGCGCCATCGCGGCGACCTGCACGGAATGCCGGTCATCATGGTCTCCGGCCGCGGCGATCCCGCGACCTTCGCCCGCGCCAAGGAGGCCGGCGTCGTCGCCGTGCTGGAGAAGCCGTTCGACGAGGACCAGCTGATCGACATGCTGAACGGCCTGATGCCGGCGGCAGCCTGA
- a CDS encoding helix-turn-helix domain-containing protein, which yields MSTHAAIAAHANRAVPGYLVSALAMTPPAGIAIQPRNPADPLASLGHAKVYEREATVFSEGDAAGSVFRVMSGMVRLYKMLPDGRRQIIGFLQAGDMMGLAFAAQYLYTAETVTTTTIQRIPRLELDALMDAQPALARKLLSATTSELMAAQDQMVLLGRKTAAEKVATFLLRLSDRKGGEKTIDLPMGRSDIADHLGLTTETVSRTLTKLKSGRLIRILVGGKLDLLDRDALADLAGGF from the coding sequence ATGTCCACGCACGCCGCCATTGCCGCCCACGCCAACCGCGCCGTCCCTGGTTACCTGGTCTCCGCCCTGGCGATGACGCCGCCCGCCGGTATTGCCATCCAGCCGCGCAACCCCGCCGACCCGCTCGCCAGCCTGGGCCACGCCAAGGTCTACGAGCGCGAGGCCACGGTCTTCAGCGAGGGCGATGCCGCCGGTTCGGTGTTCCGGGTGATGAGCGGCATGGTCCGCCTCTACAAGATGCTGCCCGACGGCCGCCGCCAGATCATCGGCTTCCTGCAGGCCGGCGACATGATGGGTCTGGCCTTCGCCGCCCAGTATCTCTACACCGCCGAGACCGTGACGACGACCACCATCCAGCGCATCCCGCGCCTGGAACTGGACGCGCTGATGGACGCCCAGCCGGCCTTGGCCCGCAAGCTGCTGTCGGCCACCACGTCGGAGCTGATGGCGGCGCAGGACCAGATGGTTCTGCTCGGCCGCAAGACCGCCGCCGAGAAGGTCGCCACCTTCCTGCTGCGCCTCAGCGACCGCAAGGGCGGCGAGAAGACCATCGACCTGCCGATGGGACGCAGCGACATCGCCGACCATCTCGGCCTGACCACCGAAACCGTGTCGCGCACCCTGACCAAGCTGAAGTCGGGCCGCCTGATCCGCATCCTGGTCGGCGGCAAGCTGGACCTGCTGGACCGCGACGCCCTGGCTGACCTCGCCGGCGGCTTCTGA
- the ribB gene encoding 3,4-dihydroxy-2-butanone-4-phosphate synthase, producing the protein MNQIYRQNDLLARFGTPGERVARALQSLRQGEGVIVVDDDDRENEGDIIYPADSITVEQMALLIRACSGIVCLILPDEHLRRLELPAMVPANSSRFGTAFTVSIEARDGVTTGVSAADRVTTIRTAIADEARPEDLARPGHVFPIRAHPDGLAARRGHTEATIELMARAGRKAAGVLCEVMNPDGTMARLPDLIAFAEEQAMPIVSIADLVAESGLQSDR; encoded by the coding sequence ATGAATCAGATTTACCGTCAGAACGACCTTCTCGCCCGCTTCGGCACGCCGGGCGAACGCGTCGCCCGCGCCCTGCAAAGCCTTCGGCAGGGAGAAGGGGTGATCGTCGTCGATGACGACGACCGCGAGAATGAAGGCGACATCATCTATCCGGCCGACAGCATCACCGTCGAACAGATGGCGCTGCTGATCCGCGCATGCAGCGGCATCGTCTGCCTGATCCTGCCCGACGAGCATCTGCGGCGGCTGGAGCTGCCGGCGATGGTGCCGGCCAACAGCTCGCGCTTCGGAACCGCCTTCACCGTGTCGATCGAGGCGCGCGACGGCGTCACCACCGGCGTTTCGGCGGCCGACCGGGTGACGACGATCCGCACCGCCATCGCCGACGAGGCCCGTCCGGAGGATCTGGCACGGCCGGGCCATGTCTTCCCGATCCGCGCCCATCCGGACGGTCTGGCGGCCCGCCGCGGCCACACCGAAGCCACCATCGAGCTGATGGCGCGGGCCGGCCGCAAGGCGGCGGGGGTGCTCTGCGAGGTGATGAACCCGGACGGCACGATGGCCCGCCTGCCGGACCTGATCGCGTTTGCCGAGGAACAGGCCATGCCGATCGTCAGCATCGCCGATCTGGTGGCGGAGAGCGGCCTGCAATCCGACCGCTGA